In Lentimicrobium sp. L6, the genomic window CGAATTAGTTTCGGGAGTAAATGCTGATACATAATCAAAGCGACTTAAAAACTGAAAGTATTTTAAGGAGCATTTCGATTAGTAATCGATATAAATCCACGAACTAAATCATTTCTTTTGAAAAGAAAAAGAAATATAAACGATTTATATCAATCAATATGGTTTTTAAATGGTATTAAATGTTTAAGGTGATTTTACTTTTTAGTCTAATATTCTGGAGCCTGTTTTTTTCACTTGGTATATCCATAGGCTACTGCAGCAGCCAATAAAATGAGCAAGCCTCCAACAATAGAATCACCTCCACCAACTGGGGGACTCTCTTAGCTGCCTTTGCCTTAATCCTATGAATCAGTGTCTTTTCGACGACCAGAGGGAGGAGAAATCTAAAAATTTAAAAAATGATCCCTACTATGTATTTATCTACCGACCTCAAAAAATATCTTGGAATTTTAGACCTAGTAAACCTTTTAGACTGGTCTCAATAATACTTGAATAAAGATATTATTATGTTAGTCTCTTTGTATAGATTTCGACAGGGTTTGTTATTCCTTCTTCCGAGTACTAATACCAAACGGCAAATATAGTGGACATACATTGACAAATGCGGTTACTATAGGCACAATTCCAATCAGCCCCAACCAGCATTCATATTGGTATCCAGCAGCGAGTAACAATACTCCAATAATAATTCGTAATATTTTATCGATATTTCCAACGTTCTTTTTCATATGTAATAGTTTTAGCTAACGAATTTATACAAAAAGATCAAAGGATTTTGAACTTGGCAAAGGATTAACAAATAAGGTTTATATATGTTTTGTTAGTGTCCTCATTAATAAATCAATATCAATAGGTTTGGAAAGGTAATCGTCGCAACCTGCAGCAATTATTTTTTCTTTATCGCCTTTAATGGCAAATGCAGTTTGAGCGATAATAGGGATATTGGGGAATTGCTTTTTTATGGTTTTTGTGGCTTCATAGCCATCCATTACTGGCATATTGATGTCCATCAGAATGGCATCAAAATGCTTTTTATCCACACAAGCATCAATAGCTTCCTGGCCATTTTGAGCCCATGTGATTTCGATTTCAGATTTTAGCAGCACTTGATTTAAAAACGCAAAAACATAGTCTTCATCTTCAGTAATCAATAGTGATTTTCCTTTGAAGTTTAATGTAGGATGTGCGCTCTTCTTATTTATAGGTTCTTTGTCATTTCTTGCTTTGTCATGGGGATGACTAAAGCAAAAGCAACTTCCTTTTCCTAATTCAGATTCCACCCATATTTTACCCCCAAGTAATTCTATATAT contains:
- a CDS encoding DUF2892 domain-containing protein, with the protein product MKKNVGNIDKILRIIIGVLLLAAGYQYECWLGLIGIVPIVTAFVNVCPLYLPFGISTRKKE